The Solibacillus sp. FSL R7-0668 genome includes the window AAAGAAATTTTATCGTACATAAAGATGATGCATCCAATAAGTAGGATGATCACAAGTAAGAATAATAAATTTTTCCCACCTAAAAAACGTATAAAATGCGATGCGAATAAATTTGATTTTTCTAGTGGTAATTTCTTACCTTTGTCTACTTCTCTTTCTCTTTCCAAAAGACCACCCCAACATATCGACAAAATTAAACTATATCAATTATTTTAGCATGAATATAGGCCAATGAACTAATAGTTACTCGGCTAAATTTAAAAAATCATGCAATATTTGTTTATTTTCATCGACATCAATTTCTAATACTGAACCTGCATGTCGATAGCTACCAAATGAATAGGTCCCCTCTGCCGGGATTGTTAGCTTCTCTACATTCATTGTTCCACCAGAAACTGCTTTTAAAACTGTTGATAACTGATCTTTACTCGTTAAATCGGTCGTAATATAACCTTCCGCTGCCCCTATGAATTTTGGCATATTGGGGAGATTTTTGGGAGAGATTAGCTCTTCCTTCAATGCTTCGATTACCTTTTGTTGACGTTCCACACGCCCAAAGTCCCCTTCAGCGTCTGAACGGAATCGTGCATAGCCGAGTAATTCCTTCCCATTCAGCTGTTGTAAACCTTTTTTAATTTCGACTTGAATGTCTCCACTCATATCCTTCTCAACATCCATCTCAATACCATTTGGTGCTAAAATGTCGATTAACGATTCAAAGCTTTTAAAGTCAATAATCGCATAATGATGAATGGGTATATCAAACATATTGTTTAATGTATCTTTTAATAAAGAGATGCCCCCTAAATAATAGGCTGTATTGAGCTTATAGGATTGATGTTCTGGAATGTCTGCATAGATATCACGCATGAATGATACAAGCTTCATATCGTTTGTATCACGGTTCCAGGATAATAGCATCATCGTATCGGAACGTGATTGCTCTTCCCCACGACTATCCACCCCTGCAATTAAATAATTTTCTACTGTTCGATGGTTTTCATCCGGCTCAAATTGTTCCTCGGGTATTTTCGTTTCCGATGCTAAATTATAACCGCTTTTGTATTGCATATAGCTATAGCCTAATAACCCAATAATAATGATCAATAAGCCAACAAATAGTGTGCGCCCTTTTCTTAATTTACGCTTCCTTTGATAACGTGCTTGACGTGGTTGCTCTTCCATAAGAATAACTTCCTTTCTATTTACATGAAGTATAGACGACATCAACTAAAATTAGTTGCAAAAATTTTGAATGATAAGATTGCTCATTGTAATAGCTCAAAACAGATTGCCTAAACGGATTGAACATGATAGGATTAGTATATTTATTAGCAGTTTGGAGTGTGTTTAGATGGAAAAGGCAACATTTGCTGGTGGCTGTTTTTGGTGTATGGTTAAGCCATTTGTAGAATGGGACGGTATTGAAAAAGTCACAAGTGGCTATATGGGTGGCCATATTGAAAACCCAACATATGACGATGTAAAGCGCGGTGATTCTGGCCATGTTGAGGTTGTTCAAATTGAATTTGAGCCAACAGTATTCAGCTATGAGCGTTTGCTTGAAATTTATTGGATGCAAATTGATCCAACTGATGCGGGTGGTCAATTCCACGACCGCGGTGAATCGTATAAAACGGTCATTTTTACACATAGTGACCAGCAACAGCAAGCTGCGCAAAAGTCCAAGCAGCAATTAGCTGACAGCGGTCGCTTTAAAAAACCAATTGTCACTGAAATCCAGGAGGCCTCTCTATTTTGGCCCGCTGAAGACTATCACCAAGATTATTATAAAAAAGAACAAGCGCACTATAAAGAAGACCGCGAAAAATCAGGTCGAGATACTTTTATAGATACGCATTGGAAATAATGAGGATAGCAGCGTTCCACTTAGGGCGCTGCTGTCTTTTTGTTATTTAAAAATAGTGTGAAAGGCTTCGTAAATAAATTTCTTATAAATGGTTTCAGGATAATCCTCTACTCCATTTTTGGCATAAATAATATCACGCTTTGCGGCTACCTCATCTTGCAAATGGAAATAGGCTAATGCACGGACCGCAAAATAACGATAATATTTCGCTAAATCAAGCGGATGATGTAAATAAGAAGGAATGACAAAATTAACACCAAGTTCAATTACTTTTTCATAGTG containing:
- the msrA gene encoding peptide-methionine (S)-S-oxide reductase MsrA gives rise to the protein MEKATFAGGCFWCMVKPFVEWDGIEKVTSGYMGGHIENPTYDDVKRGDSGHVEVVQIEFEPTVFSYERLLEIYWMQIDPTDAGGQFHDRGESYKTVIFTHSDQQQQAAQKSKQQLADSGRFKKPIVTEIQEASLFWPAEDYHQDYYKKEQAHYKEDREKSGRDTFIDTHWK
- a CDS encoding LCP family protein; its protein translation is MEEQPRQARYQRKRKLRKGRTLFVGLLIIIIGLLGYSYMQYKSGYNLASETKIPEEQFEPDENHRTVENYLIAGVDSRGEEQSRSDTMMLLSWNRDTNDMKLVSFMRDIYADIPEHQSYKLNTAYYLGGISLLKDTLNNMFDIPIHHYAIIDFKSFESLIDILAPNGIEMDVEKDMSGDIQVEIKKGLQQLNGKELLGYARFRSDAEGDFGRVERQQKVIEALKEELISPKNLPNMPKFIGAAEGYITTDLTSKDQLSTVLKAVSGGTMNVEKLTIPAEGTYSFGSYRHAGSVLEIDVDENKQILHDFLNLAE